The DNA sequence CGGTGAATGATCGGCGGAAACCACCGAAGGCCGGCCTGGCCGCGAGTTTCCACACGTACACACCATCCGGAGCGGGCGTTCCGGCCACTGTGCCATCCCAGCCTTCCAACTTGCCGCGGGTCTCGAAGATCGTTTCCCCCCAACGGTTGAAGACCAGCAGTTCATAGGCTTCGGGGTCGTGGCCCAGGACCACGGGCAGGAAAAGATCGTTCACACCATCGCCATCCGGCGTGAATGCGTTGGGCACATGCACGATCAACTCATCGGCGAGGACGATGGAACGACAAAGGCTGTCCACACAACCCGCAGGCGAGGTCACGAGCAGGCATGCTTCGTAGGTGCCGGGTGGCATACCCCATAGATCGAGTACGGGATCGGGGAGCGTGGAGGTGGCCGGGTCGCCTGCCGAAAAGGTCCAAAGCCAGGAAGCCGCGCCGGAGGAGAGGTCCTGGAAGCGCACACGCGGATCATCTGGCGGAACGGGTTGCGGCGTACTCGAGAAGGAGGCCACCGGGGCCGGCTCCACACAAACCAGTTGCGGATAGGTGATCGTGGCGGCGCAACCTTCGGCCGAAACGGTCAGGGATACGTCGAAGCAACCTGGTGACGAATAGGTGTGCGGCGGTGGAGAACAATCATTGGAAAAGCTTCCGTCGCCGAAGGACCACAGGCACCCGAGGCCGGGCTGTTGCAGGATGCTGGCGAAGTCCACCGCGAGCGGCGCGCATCCGCTCCCGGGCGAAGCGAGCAGGTCGGGCTGTGGCACGTCCACCACGGTCACGGTGGCGGCGAACTGGTCCACACATCCGGTCTCATCGGCGGCGGTGAGGACCACCGACCATACACCCTCTGCGGTATAGGTGTGCACCACCACCGGCCCCGTATAAGTGCTGCCATCACCCATGTCCCAGTGCAGGTCGTTCGCTCCAGTGGAAGTGCTGGTGAAGACGATGGGCGCATCGGTGCATCCGCCGTTCGCTGTGAAGAAGGCCTCCGGTCCGGGGGCATCGGGCACGGTGGTGGTGAAAGAGGCCGTGCATCCAGCGGCATCGGTGATGGATACGGTCCAGTTGCCTGGCGCCAAACCGCTGGCCATGGTGCCGGTCTGCATCGGCATGGTGTTCCAGATCGGATCATAAGGCGCTGTTCCGCCCGACACCACCGCCGTGATACTGCCGTTCGCTTCACCACAGGTGGCAGGTGTGGTCTGGAACGTCACGTTCAAGGCCTGTGGCGCACCGATCGTCACCGCTTGCGCGCTCACGCAGCCATTGGCCTCGGTCGCCGTCACCATCCATACACCTGCGGAAAGGCCTGTGGCGATGGGGCCGGTTTGAGGGGGTTGCGTGTTCCAGGTGTAGGAGACCGGCTCGCTGGCGCCGGTCATGGTGGCCACGGCCTGTCCATCGGCCGCGTTGGCACAGGTGGCATCGGTGGACATCACGGACAAGCTCCCGGCACCGGGTGCCGTCAAGGTCATGGACATCGTGGCCACACAGCCATTCGCATCGAAGACCGTCACGGCGTACGACCCCGCCCCCAAGCCCGTCGCGGTCGCGCTGCTTTGCGGTGGCACGGTGTTCCATCCAAAGAAGTAGGGTGCCACGCCGCCGGCCGGGATCGCCGTGATGCTGCCGTTCTGCTCACCGCAGACGGGCTCCACGGCATCCAGGGTCACCGTCAATGGTGCGGGGCCGCCGATGGTGACCTGTGCAGTGGCGCTGCAACCCAGCGCATCGGTGGTCGTCACGGTCCAGGTGCCCGCCGGAAGCCCGCTGGCTGTGGACGCGGTCTGTGGTGGCGTGCTGTCCCACAAGTGTGTGAACGGTCCCGTGCCCGACGGTTGGACCGTGGCCGTGCCGTCGCTCGCACCATGGCAGGACACATCGGTGTGTTGCACGATCAGAAGCGGTGGATCCAACACGGTGACCGTGGCACTGGCGGTGACTTCGAGCCCGTTGACATCAGTAACGATGACCGAGTAGGTCGTGGTCGCCTCCGGACAAATTGGGTATGGGCCGGGACCAGCGGGAAGCCCGCCGCTCCAGAGGTACGTGTAAGGCGGTTGATCGGCATCCGACAGTTCGGCGTACACCTCGGTGCATCCACCAGGACAGGTGGAGCCCGCGACGACATTCACCTGATGCGCACAAGGGTCTACCACCACCGTCACGGAAGCCGTATCGGTCACGATACCGCATGTGCCCAGCGCGGTGCTCACCACTTGATAGGTCGTGGTGGCCGTGGGCGATACCGTGAAGGGGCCGGCGCCCGTGCCGATGGCCGGTATCCAGGTGAAGGTTCCGCTCCCACCCTGGGCCTGCAGCGTCACGGACCCTTCACAGGGGATCTGCGTGGCACTGGCCAGCAACTCCAGCGGCGTGGTGTTCGGCGGGCACACCTTGGTCAGCGACAGGTCGTCCACAATGAGGTAGCCGTTGTTGATGTTGCCACCCGTGCCGATGGACATGCTGGCATCATCACGGAAGTTGCCGATCACGATCCAGGTCTCTCCGCCCTGTGCGCAGAAGGTGCCGCTGCGCAAAGTGCAGGTGTTGATCAGATCGCCATCGTCCAATTGCCAATATGCGGTGGCGCCGATCGGTGAACCAGCGCCCAGGAAGGACTGGCCATTGTTCATGGTGGTCACGTCCACCATTTGGTCGGTGAACCAGATGCCCAGGCCGTTGTTGGGCTGCATCGTGCTTGTGGGTCCTTTCTTCACCTGTGTCCTGAAGCAGTACTCCACGCCCGCTTCCAAGGGTTCCAGAAGCTGGCTTTGGATGTACTCCCGGCCGTTGCTGGCCGACACCTTGGTGAAGAAGCCCAGCGAACCCAGGCCCTGACCGCAGTTGTTGGTGTTGTTGCCGAAGCAGTTGTTGTTGAAGTTGTCCGGCGTGATACCGCTTTGTGGGCTGTTCACCCCAGCGATGCCGAACCATCCCTGTACCGGTGTCTGATCCGTGTAGAGCTGGCCATTGGGGATGGTGTTGCACACGGGCGTGGTGATCTCGAAGCCCGGGTTCACCAGCAGGTTGCCGCTGCAAGCGTCGGCGCATTGGGACCATGCGAAGGCGGCCGGTGCAATGGCCGCGGATACCACCATGGCGGCGCGGATGGACAGTAAGCGCATGCCCCGTAGCTGCTTCGTTTCCATGCTGGCTATTTGAAGGGCCGGGGCCAGGACCGATCCGCGCTTCGCACCACTTGATGCCGCACGGACCGGTCTGTTCCCCTTCGTCATCGCCTTGACCCTCGTTTCCAAAGGTGGCGGAACAGCATGTGCCGAACGCCCGGCGTTTGACCGTCTTGGGCCACCGTTTGACCAGTGGAGTGGTGTATCCGCAAGAGAAAGCCCCGCTCCTGCGCAGGAGCGGGGCTTCGTGGAGGTCGCCCATCGGGGGGGCAGGCGACGCTCAGGGCTGCACCACCAGGCGGCGCATGTGCTGCTCGTCACCGGCGGTGATGGTCACCAGGTAGGTGCCGGCGGCCAGGCCACCGAGGTCGATGTTGGTGTAGAGCTGTCCGCCCTGGGTCGCGATCTCGCGTGCCATCACGCGCTTGCCGCTCAGGTCGTACAGGTCCACGGCCACGGTGCCCACCTCAGCGGCCAGCTCATCCAGGGTGATCCACACTTGCTGGCCGTTGTTGGGGTTGGGCCAGAGGGCCAGGTTGCTGGCGGCATCGCCTTCCAGGGCCATGTTCTCATTGCCCGGCGCTGCGCTGGGTATGATGGTCACCTCGCAGGTCCAGCCCCAGTCGCACCAGGTAACGCCATTGTTCTTGCTGGCACGTACCCGCACACGGTAGGTATTGCCTACGAGCATGGGATCACCTTGGCTGGCAGGCCAGTTCAGGTGGCGCTGCACGCCGGTGGTCTGGCGAGTCACGTAGTAGGCCGGTTCGTTGGGGTCGTTGGTGAACTCCCACTCGTACAGGTTGGCACCGGCCACCGGGCGGGCGAAGAGGCGGTTGGCCACCTGGTTGGGCCCACCGAATTTCTTGTTCACGCCGCAGCTGAAGTTGGGGTTGCCGGGGATGTCGTTCAGACCCGTGGGCGGGCAGGCGGCCAGCACCGGATCGAGCGTCACGCGGCAGGCGGGGCCGAACTCGCTGAGCGGGTTGCCGGCCACCACGCCGCGCGAGCGCACGTTGTAGAGCACCCCGTTCTGCAGGTGGCTGGCGGCCGCCCAGTTGTTGAGCTTGATGTGGCAGGCGCGCACCGCGTTGTTGGGGGCGAAGCCATCGCTCACGGTGTGTACACGCGTCTTGCGGAAGCTGAGGCCACCATTCGGATCGTAGAAC is a window from the Flavobacteriales bacterium genome containing:
- a CDS encoding gliding motility-associated C-terminal domain-containing protein yields the protein MRLLSIRAAMVVSAAIAPAAFAWSQCADACSGNLLVNPGFEITTPVCNTIPNGQLYTDQTPVQGWFGIAGVNSPQSGITPDNFNNNCFGNNTNNCGQGLGSLGFFTKVSASNGREYIQSQLLEPLEAGVEYCFRTQVKKGPTSTMQPNNGLGIWFTDQMVDVTTMNNGQSFLGAGSPIGATAYWQLDDGDLINTCTLRSGTFCAQGGETWIVIGNFRDDASMSIGTGGNINNGYLIVDDLSLTKVCPPNTTPLELLASATQIPCEGSVTLQAQGGSGTFTWIPAIGTGAGPFTVSPTATTTYQVVSTALGTCGIVTDTASVTVVVDPCAHQVNVVAGSTCPGGCTEVYAELSDADQPPYTYLWSGGLPAGPGPYPICPEATTTYSVIVTDVNGLEVTASATVTVLDPPLLIVQHTDVSCHGASDGTATVQPSGTGPFTHLWDSTPPQTASTASGLPAGTWTVTTTDALGCSATAQVTIGGPAPLTVTLDAVEPVCGEQNGSITAIPAGGVAPYFFGWNTVPPQSSATATGLGAGSYAVTVFDANGCVATMSMTLTAPGAGSLSVMSTDATCANAADGQAVATMTGASEPVSYTWNTQPPQTGPIATGLSAGVWMVTATEANGCVSAQAVTIGAPQALNVTFQTTPATCGEANGSITAVVSGGTAPYDPIWNTMPMQTGTMASGLAPGNWTVSITDAAGCTASFTTTVPDAPGPEAFFTANGGCTDAPIVFTSTSTGANDLHWDMGDGSTYTGPVVVHTYTAEGVWSVVLTAADETGCVDQFAATVTVVDVPQPDLLASPGSGCAPLAVDFASILQQPGLGCLWSFGDGSFSNDCSPPPHTYSSPGCFDVSLTVSAEGCAATITYPQLVCVEPAPVASFSSTPQPVPPDDPRVRFQDLSSGAASWLWTFSAGDPATSTLPDPVLDLWGMPPGTYEACLLVTSPAGCVDSLCRSIVLADELIVHVPNAFTPDGDGVNDLFLPVVLGHDPEAYELLVFNRWGETIFETRGKLEGWDGTVAGTPAPDGVYVWKLAARPAFGGFRRSFTGHLTLIR